The following coding sequences lie in one Thalassoglobus polymorphus genomic window:
- a CDS encoding Flp family type IVb pilin: MSLAKKIRRSLNNKRGQGLVEYGILIGGVALVCLAAVSILGHKCNDLCATVAAALPCAHDDDIGPIVSGKLVNTTQDTNGVVYLDATTPGSIEDNMGIPGVASLVVEAADLAP; encoded by the coding sequence ATGAGTTTGGCGAAGAAAATCCGCAGAAGTTTAAACAACAAACGTGGTCAAGGGCTGGTCGAGTATGGAATTCTGATTGGAGGCGTGGCATTAGTGTGCCTCGCTGCGGTTTCTATCCTGGGGCACAAGTGCAACGACCTGTGCGCAACAGTGGCTGCTGCACTGCCGTGTGCTCACGATGACGATATCGGCCCTATCGTCAGTGGAAAACTGGTCAATACCACACAGGACACCAATGGCGTGGTCTACCTTGACGCAACCACTCCTGGCTCGATTGAAGACAATATGGGGATTCCTGGCGTTGCCTCATTGGTCGTCGAAGCAGCTGACCTTGCCCCGTAA
- a CDS encoding type II and III secretion system protein family protein translates to MLERMDPQLTIDLQLDRPVVLRLKQALVRDQIANPEVLDALTLSETEFSLVGKQIGSTVLNLWFESEEHPGTLESLSYLVRVQDDPEEIDRYRELLSQLELEINRAFPNSALRLSYVGKQVVVRGQAKDVQEADSILQIVASSLPTQAAADLPPLVETETTAVSRVEREIPRYDQNIIAGQTPTNSAIQRQRNRIINLLEIGGIHQVMLKVAVAEVNRSAVRAIGADLRIGGSTSSFFSLLPLSGSGAAFLVNRGDFDLAINALKQLNLARSLAEPNLTTLNGQPANFQVGGEFPVPVVTGATDTGLQGVEFIPFGVQLSFTPTVTEGDRIRLNLQATVSTRTDDTTNIDGADISGLNSRNFQSTVELREGQTIAIAGLIQSNLGATSDRVPLLGDIPFVGRLFSSDRTSYDEQELIVLVTPYLVNPIDANREQLPLPGSDYFEPDDLEFFLRGSLTGHFAEDFRTPARTDIHQIKAFRRLEQELIIGQPGHSNGLLCPSVETKVHP, encoded by the coding sequence GTGCTCGAAAGGATGGATCCACAACTGACGATTGATTTACAACTCGACCGTCCGGTCGTCTTGCGGCTAAAGCAAGCCCTCGTCCGCGATCAAATTGCGAACCCGGAAGTCCTCGACGCGCTGACGCTGTCGGAAACAGAGTTTTCACTCGTCGGCAAACAGATTGGATCGACTGTTCTCAACCTCTGGTTCGAGAGCGAGGAGCATCCTGGAACACTGGAATCCTTAAGCTATCTTGTGAGAGTGCAGGACGATCCTGAAGAGATCGACCGCTATCGTGAATTACTCTCGCAACTGGAGCTAGAGATCAATCGCGCTTTTCCCAATAGCGCCTTAAGACTGAGCTACGTCGGTAAGCAAGTCGTAGTTCGAGGTCAAGCCAAGGACGTTCAGGAAGCCGACAGTATTCTACAAATCGTGGCTTCAAGTCTTCCCACACAAGCCGCGGCTGACCTCCCTCCGCTTGTCGAAACTGAAACAACAGCAGTCAGTCGAGTTGAACGGGAAATTCCACGATATGATCAAAACATTATCGCAGGGCAAACACCCACCAATTCGGCTATTCAGAGACAGCGCAACCGCATCATCAACCTACTCGAAATCGGTGGAATTCACCAAGTGATGTTGAAAGTGGCAGTTGCAGAGGTCAACCGGAGTGCGGTGCGTGCAATTGGTGCGGACCTCCGCATCGGAGGCAGCACATCAAGTTTCTTTTCCTTACTACCATTGTCAGGATCAGGAGCAGCATTTCTGGTAAATCGTGGTGATTTCGACCTCGCGATCAATGCTCTCAAGCAGCTTAATCTTGCTCGCTCACTTGCTGAGCCAAACTTGACGACACTGAATGGACAGCCTGCAAACTTTCAAGTGGGAGGTGAGTTTCCCGTTCCAGTGGTCACAGGAGCGACCGACACCGGTCTACAGGGGGTCGAATTTATTCCTTTTGGAGTACAGCTCAGCTTCACTCCTACCGTGACCGAGGGTGATCGCATTCGCCTGAACTTGCAGGCGACCGTGAGTACCCGAACAGACGACACGACTAACATCGACGGCGCCGACATCTCCGGATTGAACAGCCGGAACTTTCAATCGACTGTCGAACTTCGAGAGGGTCAGACGATTGCCATCGCCGGATTGATTCAATCAAACTTGGGAGCCACCTCGGATCGTGTCCCATTGCTTGGCGATATTCCTTTTGTAGGAAGACTGTTTTCCAGCGACCGAACATCCTACGACGAACAAGAACTGATCGTGTTGGTGACGCCATATCTCGTGAACCCAATCGATGCGAACCGCGAGCAACTTCCACTCCCCGGTTCAGATTATTTTGAACCGGACGATTTGGAATTCTTTCTCCGAGGAAGCTTGACCGGCCACTTCGCTGAGGATTTTCGTACGCCGGCACGGACAGACATTCATCAGATCAAAGCATTTCGCCGACTTGAACAAGAACTGATTATTGGTCAGCCAGGACACTCCAACGGGCTTCTCTGCCCTTCCGTTGAAACGAAGGTGCATCCATGA